A genome region from Macaca nemestrina isolate mMacNem1 chromosome 20, mMacNem.hap1, whole genome shotgun sequence includes the following:
- the LOC105469274 gene encoding zinc finger protein 136 isoform X2 → MWETMRNLASIGKKWKDKNIKDHYKHRRRNLRSHMLERFYQSKDGSQRGGIFSQFANQNLSKKIPGVKLCESFVYGEVSMGHSSLNRHIRDHSGHEPKEYQEYGEKPDTRNQCWKPFSSHHSFRTHEIIHTGEKLYDCKECGKTFFSLKRIRRHIITHSGYTPYKCKVCGKAFDYPSRFRTHERSHTGEKPYECKECGKAFTCITSVRRHMIKHTGDGPYKCQVCGKPFHSLSSFQVHERIHTGEKPFKCKQCGKAFSCSPTLRIHERTHTGEKPYECKQCGKAFSYLPSLRLHERIHTGEKPFVCKQCGKAFRSASTFQIHERTHTGEKPYECKECGEAFSCIPSMRRHMIKHTGEGPYKCKVCGKPFHSLSPFRIHERTHTGEKPYVCKHCGKAFVSSTSIRIHERTHTGEKPYECKQCGKAFSYLNSFRTHEMIHTGEKPFECKRCGKAFRSSSSFRLHERTHTGQKPYHCKECGKAYSCRASFQRHMLTHAEDGPPYKCMWESL, encoded by the exons GGAAAAAATGGAAGGACAAGAACATTAAAGATCACTACAAACACCGAAGGAGAAATCTAAG AAGTCATATGTTAGAAAGATTCTATCAAAGTAAAGATGGTAGTCAGCGTGGAGGAATTTTTAGCCAGTTTGCAAATCAGAATCTGAGCAAGAAAATTCCtggagtgaaactctgtgaaaGCTTTGTATATGGAGAAGTCAGCATGGGCCACTCATCCCTTAACAGACACATCAGAGATCACAGTGGACATGAACCAAAGGAGTATCAGGAATATGGAGAGAAGCCAGATACACGTAACCAATGTTGGAAACCCTTCAGTTCTCACCACTCCTTTCGAACACATGAGataattcacactggagagaaactctATGATTGTAAGGAATGTGGAAAAACCTTCTTTTCTCTCAAAAGAATTAGAAGACACATTATCACACACAGTGGATATACACCATATAAATGTAAGGTGTGTGGGAAAGCATTTGATTATCCCAGTAGATTTCGAACACATGAAAGAagtcacactggagagaaaccctatgaatgtaaggaatgtggaaaagccttcacTTGTATCACAAGTGTTCGAAGACACATGATAAAGCACACGGGAGATGGGCCTTATAAATGTCAGGTATGTGGGAAACCCTTTCATTCTCTGAGTTCATTTCAAGTACATGaaagaattcacactggagagaagcccttTAAATGTAAGCAATGTGGTAAAGCCTTCAGTTGTTCCCCAACCTTAAGAATACATGAAAGAAcccatactggagagaaaccttatgaatgCAAGCAGTGTGGGAAGGCCTTCAGTTATCTCCCCTCCCTTCGACTACATGAAAGAATTCACACTGGCGAGAAGCCCTTTGTatgtaaacaatgtggtaaagcCTTTAGATCCGCCAGTACTTTTCAAATacatgaaaggactcacactggagaaaaaccctatgaatgtaaggaatgtggggaAGCATTCAGCTGCATCCCCAGTATGCGAAGACACATGATAAAGCATACTGGAGAAGGACCTTACAAATGTAAGGTATGTGGGAAACCCTTTCATTCTCTGAGTCCATTTCGAATACATGaaagaactcacactggagagaaaccctatgtaTGTAAACATTGTGGTAAAGCTTTCGTTTCTTCGACATCAATTCGAATACATGAAagaactcatactggagagaaaccctatgagtgtaagcaatgtgggaaagccttcagttaTCTCAACTCCTTTCGAACACATGAAATGATtcacactggtgagaaaccctTTGAATGTAAGCGATGTGGTAAAGCCTTTAGATCTTCTAGTTCCTTTCGACTacatgaaaggactcacactggacAGAAACCCTATCattgtaaggaatgtgggaaagcctatTCTTGCCGTGCCAGCTTTCAGAGACACATGTTAACACACGCTGAAGATGGACCACCTTATAAATgcatgtgggaaagcctttaa
- the LOC105469274 gene encoding zinc finger protein 136 isoform X1: protein MDSVAFEDVDVNFTQEEWALLDPSQKNLYRDVMWETMRNLASIGKKWKDKNIKDHYKHRRRNLRSHMLERFYQSKDGSQRGGIFSQFANQNLSKKIPGVKLCESFVYGEVSMGHSSLNRHIRDHSGHEPKEYQEYGEKPDTRNQCWKPFSSHHSFRTHEIIHTGEKLYDCKECGKTFFSLKRIRRHIITHSGYTPYKCKVCGKAFDYPSRFRTHERSHTGEKPYECKECGKAFTCITSVRRHMIKHTGDGPYKCQVCGKPFHSLSSFQVHERIHTGEKPFKCKQCGKAFSCSPTLRIHERTHTGEKPYECKQCGKAFSYLPSLRLHERIHTGEKPFVCKQCGKAFRSASTFQIHERTHTGEKPYECKECGEAFSCIPSMRRHMIKHTGEGPYKCKVCGKPFHSLSPFRIHERTHTGEKPYVCKHCGKAFVSSTSIRIHERTHTGEKPYECKQCGKAFSYLNSFRTHEMIHTGEKPFECKRCGKAFRSSSSFRLHERTHTGQKPYHCKECGKAYSCRASFQRHMLTHAEDGPPYKCMWESL from the exons GGAAAAAATGGAAGGACAAGAACATTAAAGATCACTACAAACACCGAAGGAGAAATCTAAG AAGTCATATGTTAGAAAGATTCTATCAAAGTAAAGATGGTAGTCAGCGTGGAGGAATTTTTAGCCAGTTTGCAAATCAGAATCTGAGCAAGAAAATTCCtggagtgaaactctgtgaaaGCTTTGTATATGGAGAAGTCAGCATGGGCCACTCATCCCTTAACAGACACATCAGAGATCACAGTGGACATGAACCAAAGGAGTATCAGGAATATGGAGAGAAGCCAGATACACGTAACCAATGTTGGAAACCCTTCAGTTCTCACCACTCCTTTCGAACACATGAGataattcacactggagagaaactctATGATTGTAAGGAATGTGGAAAAACCTTCTTTTCTCTCAAAAGAATTAGAAGACACATTATCACACACAGTGGATATACACCATATAAATGTAAGGTGTGTGGGAAAGCATTTGATTATCCCAGTAGATTTCGAACACATGAAAGAagtcacactggagagaaaccctatgaatgtaaggaatgtggaaaagccttcacTTGTATCACAAGTGTTCGAAGACACATGATAAAGCACACGGGAGATGGGCCTTATAAATGTCAGGTATGTGGGAAACCCTTTCATTCTCTGAGTTCATTTCAAGTACATGaaagaattcacactggagagaagcccttTAAATGTAAGCAATGTGGTAAAGCCTTCAGTTGTTCCCCAACCTTAAGAATACATGAAAGAAcccatactggagagaaaccttatgaatgCAAGCAGTGTGGGAAGGCCTTCAGTTATCTCCCCTCCCTTCGACTACATGAAAGAATTCACACTGGCGAGAAGCCCTTTGTatgtaaacaatgtggtaaagcCTTTAGATCCGCCAGTACTTTTCAAATacatgaaaggactcacactggagaaaaaccctatgaatgtaaggaatgtggggaAGCATTCAGCTGCATCCCCAGTATGCGAAGACACATGATAAAGCATACTGGAGAAGGACCTTACAAATGTAAGGTATGTGGGAAACCCTTTCATTCTCTGAGTCCATTTCGAATACATGaaagaactcacactggagagaaaccctatgtaTGTAAACATTGTGGTAAAGCTTTCGTTTCTTCGACATCAATTCGAATACATGAAagaactcatactggagagaaaccctatgagtgtaagcaatgtgggaaagccttcagttaTCTCAACTCCTTTCGAACACATGAAATGATtcacactggtgagaaaccctTTGAATGTAAGCGATGTGGTAAAGCCTTTAGATCTTCTAGTTCCTTTCGACTacatgaaaggactcacactggacAGAAACCCTATCattgtaaggaatgtgggaaagcctatTCTTGCCGTGCCAGCTTTCAGAGACACATGTTAACACACGCTGAAGATGGACCACCTTATAAATgcatgtgggaaagcctttaa